GGATGCGGTGCAGAATCTCGGCCTTGCTCTGCATGAGCTCGCTACCAATTCGGTGAAATATGGCGCGCTCTCCGTCCCGCAGGGCCGCGTCCGCTTCGACTGGCACGATGTCAGGGACGAAAACAAGCCGGATGCCCTGCTCCGCTTCACCTGGGAGGAGTGCGGCGGCCCGCCGGTTACAGAGCCCTCCCGCTCAGGCTTCGGCACAACCGTCATCAAGGCGCATGCCGCTTCCGCCTTCCGAGGCACGGTGCAGGTCGATTTCCGGCCCGAAGGCCTGTTATGGGTGCTGACAGCCCAGCGCGCGACGCTGGAGCGGGAATAACCCAGGAACAATCGCCACCTCAACCGGTTCGAACAGGTCGTTTTCAAGGAGAAGGACCATGTTCAAGCAAACGATGATCGCCGCCGCGGCTCTGACGGCGGTTGCCTGGGCAAGCCCGGCGAGCGCGGAAAATTATGTGACGCTTGGCCGTCTGGTCTGCGGATCAGATGGCGGTCAGGGTCTGATCGTCACCTCGCAAAAGAACCTCATCTGCACGTATACGCCGGCAGCCGGGGGCGCCAAGGCCGTCTATGCCGGAAAAATCGAGAAGTTCGGCCTCGACATCGGCCAGACGGGCAAGAGCGTGATGATCTGGCAGGTGCTGGCAAAGACCGGCACCAAGATGCCGCAATTTGCTCTTGCCGGCGAATATTACGGTGTCGGCGCCGATGCGAGCATCGGTGCGGGCGCCGGCGCCAAAGTGATCGCCGGAGGCACCAATAAGGCCTTCATGCTGCAGCCGCTGAATGTCCAGGCCCAGGAAGGGCTGAACCTGGCGATCGGCGTCGAGAAGATGACGCTGGTGCCGGGCGAGATATGAGAAAGCAGCCCCGAAGGGCGGCTGCATCCTCAATGCGCGATCGCCTTATTGATATCCTCGGTCATTTTCTTAGCGTCGCCGAGTAGCATCATCGTGCCGTCCTTGTAGAACAGCGTGTTGTCGATGCCGGCATAACCCGAACCAAGCGAGCGCTTGACGAACAGGCAGGTCTTCGCCCGATCGACGTCGAGGATCGGCATGCCGTAGATCGGCGAGGTCTTGTCGTCGCGCGCTGCCGGATTGGTGACGTCATTGGCGCCGATGACATAGGCGACGTCGGCCTGGGCAAATTCCGAATTGATGTCCTCGAGCTCGAAGACCTCATCATAGGGAACATTGGCTTCGGCCAGCAGCACGTTCATATGACCTGGCATGCGGCCGGCGACCGGGTGGATCGCATATTTCACCTCGACGCCGTTCTTCTTGAGATTATCGGCGAGTTCGCGCAACGCATGCTGAGCCTGGGCGACCGCCATGCCGTATCCCGGCACGATGATGACCTTGGAGGCATTCGCCATCAGATAGGCTGCATCCTCGGCGGAGCCGAGCTTGACGGTCCTGTCTGACGTATCGGTCCCACCCGGCGCCGTCTCGCCACCGAAACCGCC
This DNA window, taken from Rhizobium etli CFN 42, encodes the following:
- a CDS encoding DUF992 domain-containing protein is translated as MFKQTMIAAAALTAVAWASPASAENYVTLGRLVCGSDGGQGLIVTSQKNLICTYTPAAGGAKAVYAGKIEKFGLDIGQTGKSVMIWQVLAKTGTKMPQFALAGEYYGVGADASIGAGAGAKVIAGGTNKAFMLQPLNVQAQEGLNLAIGVEKMTLVPGEI